The following coding sequences are from one Scomber japonicus isolate fScoJap1 chromosome 3, fScoJap1.pri, whole genome shotgun sequence window:
- the r3hcc1 gene encoding R3H and coiled-coil domain-containing protein 1, with amino-acid sequence MDELEAYQQKSNKSVLLFPPLPSRLRYLIHKTTEDLPELSTFSVGESWCRRVVVCHTEIRGEVEADSDLEGNNSLCEEPPRSKEEMEGNAKPKSSVPSRNRTPKRPDMPLYMPRAARERLNLQNPQRPSGDQELPSPASSSCSCISSSSDSCSCSETTENTKSSFKRESLPSAADFTFDSSVLCSQEQKQNSVLRLQEGEPFVWDQTVACFTDMNLEGDVKEEEDPVSVSCSAQTEDTSTDTDDLTEEIKAHLKEAVTVSIEHVHNDYSIYENVCVNPVEFRHVIEIYDFPAMFKTDDLLDAFTDYSCGGIKIKWVDNTHALGVFSSESAALQALSICHPLLKVRALSEGSKKAKGKAIRRAEFIQPVKERPRTDCAVARRMVTRALGIQGRGRVQRY; translated from the exons ATGGATGAGCTGGAAGCATACCAACAGAAGAGCAACAAAAG TGTGCTCCTGTTCCCCCCTCTACCCAGCAGACTGCGATACCTGATCCACAAGACCACAGAGGATCTGCCAGAGCTCTCCACCTTCTCCGTAGGGGAGAGCTGGTGTCGTAGGGTGGTGGTCTGCCATACTGAGATCAG gGGTGAGGTAGAAGCGGACAGTGACTTGGAGGGCAACAACAGCCTGTGTGAAGAACCCCCAAGAAgtaaggaggagatggagggcaACGCCAAGCCTAAATCTTCAGTCCCATCACGAAACCGCACACCTAAGAGGCCAGACATGCCCCTTTACATGCCAAGAGCTGCTCGGGAGAGGCTGAACTTACAAAACCCACAAAGACCGTCAGGAGACCAAGAGTTACCCAGTCCAGCCTCGAGTAGCTGCAGCTGCATCAGCAGTTCATCTGACTCTTGTTCCTGTTCTGAAactacagaaaacacaaagtcCTCCTTCAAACGAGAATCTCTTCCCAGTGCAGCAGATTTTACCTTTGACAGTTCAGTGCTTTGTTCTCAGGAGCAGAAACAAAACTCTGTGTTGAGGCTGCAGGAAGGTGAGCCCTTCGTATGGGACCAGACTGTGGCCTGTTTCACTGACATGAACCTTGAGGGGGAtgtgaaggaagaggaagacccTGTTAGTGTGTCATGCAGTGCTCAGACAGAAGACACAAGCACAGACACTGACGACTTAACTGAAGAG ATCAAGGCACATCTGAAAGAGGCGGTGACTGTTTCCATTGAGCATGTACACAATGACTACTCTATTTATGAGAACGTGTGTGTCAACCCGGTTGAGTTTCGCCATGTGATTGAGATCTATGACTTCCCAGCGATGTTCAAAACAGACGACCTCCTGGATGCTTTTACAGACTACAG TTGTGGTGGAATCAAGATCAAATGGGTGGACAACACACATGCTCTGGGGGTTTTCTCCAGTGAGTCTGCAG CACTCCAAGCCCTCTCCATCTGCCACCCGCTGCTGAAGGTACGCGCACTCTCTGAGGGGAGTAAAAAAGCCAAAGGCAAGGCCATTAGACGAGCAG AGTTTATCCAGCCAGTGAAAGAACGTCCAAGGACAGACTGTGCTGTTGCCAGGCGGATGGTGACCAGAGCGTTAGGAATACAGGGACGAGGACGGGTGCAGCGATACTGA